From uncultured Flavobacterium sp., one genomic window encodes:
- a CDS encoding DUF1579 domain-containing protein yields MKKIYVTVSMLALCFVSCKKEVKTETETAKVTDSVKTEEPVAEKPLDSATKMKLWTAYATPGTPHKMMADETGTWNCDMTFWEEPNGKPQKATSTANIKMVLGGRYQEANYQGNMMGQPFEGKSTLAYNNASKEYTTTFIDNMGTGMMVATGMYDDKTKSMELKGDMVNPLNGKKTPYREVYTIVDPTTRKMEMFDTKNGAEYKSMEIIMKKK; encoded by the coding sequence ATGAAAAAAATTTATGTCACGGTATCAATGTTAGCGTTGTGTTTTGTTTCATGTAAGAAAGAAGTAAAAACTGAAACAGAAACTGCAAAAGTTACTGATAGTGTTAAAACAGAAGAACCAGTTGCCGAAAAACCTTTAGATTCAGCAACAAAAATGAAATTATGGACAGCATATGCTACGCCGGGAACTCCTCATAAAATGATGGCAGATGAAACAGGAACCTGGAACTGCGATATGACTTTCTGGGAAGAACCAAATGGAAAACCACAGAAAGCAACCTCTACAGCAAATATCAAAATGGTACTTGGTGGTCGTTATCAGGAAGCCAATTATCAGGGAAACATGATGGGGCAACCATTTGAAGGCAAAAGCACATTAGCCTACAACAATGCCAGTAAAGAATACACCACAACCTTTATTGATAATATGGGAACAGGTATGATGGTTGCCACTGGTATGTATGACGACAAAACAAAAAGTATGGAACTCAAAGGCGACATGGTAAATCCGTTAAACGGCAAAAAAACACCTTACAGAGAAGTATATACTATTGTTGATCCAACTACCCGTAAAATGGAAATGTTCGACACCAAGAATGGAGCAGAGTACAAGAGCATGGAAATTATTATGAAGAAAAAATAA
- a CDS encoding DUF4837 family protein, which yields MNKTHFLLLLLPFVLISCFKNDRQSQPISGKTNTISIIIDDQLWYGEVGDTIRNKFASPVWGLTQEEPLFTINQYPAKLLEGFVTDSRSIIVVKKAATDKFEIIRSKALPHNTFRIYGKSIDDIICSIELNSAQIIKIIRDAEIQKIQEDNSKSLLHPAVIKNKFHIDIQIPTGYEYMLHKKNFIWLKNDIISGNTSLLIYQIPLHDFKRSSNVVGRIIKMRDSIGYYIKGREPNTRMITGEAYAPYFSTTELDGKKAFETKGSWELKNDFMAGPFINYAIVDETYNRILVIEGFCYSPSNEERDLMLDLEAIIKSVKIDKR from the coding sequence ATGAATAAAACCCATTTTTTATTGTTACTATTACCATTTGTGCTGATTTCGTGTTTTAAAAACGATAGACAATCTCAGCCAATTTCCGGTAAAACAAATACAATTTCTATAATCATAGACGATCAGTTATGGTATGGAGAAGTGGGCGATACTATTAGAAATAAATTTGCCTCGCCGGTTTGGGGACTTACCCAGGAAGAACCACTATTTACAATCAATCAATATCCAGCCAAATTACTTGAAGGTTTCGTTACCGATAGTCGAAGCATTATTGTAGTAAAAAAAGCAGCCACAGATAAATTCGAAATTATTCGAAGTAAAGCATTACCACACAACACATTTCGCATTTACGGAAAATCAATCGATGATATAATTTGTAGTATCGAATTGAATTCGGCACAAATCATTAAGATAATTCGAGATGCCGAAATTCAAAAAATTCAGGAAGATAATAGCAAATCACTCCTGCATCCGGCTGTTATCAAAAATAAGTTTCATATCGACATTCAGATACCAACAGGATATGAGTACATGCTGCACAAAAAGAACTTTATTTGGCTCAAAAATGATATTATTAGCGGAAACACAAGCTTGCTTATTTATCAAATTCCTCTTCATGATTTCAAAAGAAGTTCAAACGTTGTTGGAAGAATTATCAAAATGCGGGATTCTATCGGATATTATATCAAAGGCCGTGAACCCAATACGCGAATGATTACCGGAGAAGCTTATGCACCTTATTTTTCAACCACAGAATTAGACGGAAAGAAAGCCTTTGAAACCAAAGGAAGCTGGGAATTAAAGAATGATTTTATGGCCGGTCCATTTATAAATTATGCTATTGTAGACGAAACCTATAATAGAATCCTGGTTATAGAAGGATTTTGTTATTCACCATCAAACGAAGAACGAGATTTAATGCTGGATCTGGAAGCCATCATAAAATCAGTTAAGATAGATAAAAGATAG
- a CDS encoding DUF4349 domain-containing protein — MRYIFFLLFAVLTLSSCEKQIGSANVSDEAVSAIRVSSPGQPGEDKNAVIPQKIIKEAFLKFETNDLEKTFDQIKTAIAANKGSVQNDSQEKDYGTISRRLTIRIPSQNFDPFLESISKGISYFDEKNISSQNVTEQYIDLYSRLNTKRKLEERYIEILKKATKVSEILEIEKQISAIREEIEAKQGQLKYLESRVSESTVTIEFYKTIAQKEGVKISYGSKIWSAIQSGFYSLSDFLLSLISAWPFIILFCVLAYFIRKRFKRKKT, encoded by the coding sequence ATGCGATATATTTTCTTTTTGTTATTTGCTGTTCTCACTTTGTCTAGTTGCGAAAAACAAATAGGAAGTGCTAATGTTTCGGACGAAGCCGTTTCAGCGATTAGAGTGTCGTCACCCGGCCAACCCGGTGAAGATAAAAATGCTGTAATTCCTCAAAAAATAATCAAAGAAGCTTTTCTTAAATTTGAAACAAACGATTTGGAAAAAACGTTCGATCAAATTAAAACTGCAATTGCAGCAAATAAAGGCAGTGTTCAAAATGATTCTCAGGAAAAAGATTACGGTACTATTAGCAGAAGGCTTACTATACGCATTCCTAGCCAAAACTTTGATCCTTTCTTAGAATCTATATCAAAAGGCATTTCTTATTTTGACGAAAAGAACATTTCGTCTCAAAATGTTACAGAACAATATATTGACCTATATTCGAGATTAAATACAAAACGCAAACTCGAAGAACGTTATATAGAAATATTAAAGAAAGCCACTAAAGTAAGTGAGATTCTGGAAATTGAAAAACAGATTTCGGCTATTCGTGAAGAAATTGAGGCCAAACAAGGTCAACTCAAATATCTGGAAAGCAGAGTTTCTGAAAGTACTGTTACAATTGAATTCTACAAAACTATTGCTCAAAAAGAAGGTGTGAAAATTTCGTACGGATCAAAAATCTGGAGTGCTATTCAGTCCGGATTCTATAGTTTGTCAGATTTTTTACTTTCTCTTATTAGCGCTTGGCCGTTTATTATACTATTTTGCGTACTTGCTTATTTTATTAGAAAAAGATTTAAAAGAAAAAAAACATAA
- a CDS encoding OmpA family protein yields MKICRALFLFIIYNLSAQHKPIETIYFDFDKYDLTDQQTKVVTNFIKTIDTAKVESIQIYGYCDDRGNDEYNFRLSNNRVNTIQELLISNGFNQSRIVILEGKGRVVVRPDTVENLHETRSRNRRVDLIVVKRNSFGKGIYNSFRNDLKVGDKIYLDNILFDLGSSKLTNNSKKELDKIAEKLLQKKNYQFEIRGHVCCTPEIYSDAIDKVTKERRLSWNRAKAVFNYLISKKISKSRMTYLGCGNKYPLGKGDALDRRVEFVITKV; encoded by the coding sequence ATGAAGATCTGTAGAGCCCTATTTCTGTTTATTATTTACAATTTATCGGCACAGCATAAACCTATCGAAACGATCTATTTTGATTTCGACAAGTATGACCTTACAGATCAACAAACCAAAGTTGTAACTAATTTTATTAAAACGATTGACACTGCAAAAGTCGAGTCAATACAGATTTACGGTTACTGCGACGATCGTGGTAATGATGAATATAATTTTCGCCTGTCAAATAACCGCGTTAATACCATTCAGGAGTTGTTAATTTCGAATGGTTTTAATCAAAGCCGAATCGTCATTCTGGAAGGAAAGGGACGCGTGGTTGTGAGACCTGATACGGTCGAAAATCTACATGAAACAAGATCCAGAAACCGTCGTGTAGATTTGATTGTTGTAAAACGAAACAGTTTTGGCAAAGGAATCTATAATTCTTTTAGAAATGATTTGAAGGTTGGCGACAAAATCTATCTTGACAACATCTTATTTGATCTTGGAAGTTCAAAACTCACCAATAATTCAAAAAAAGAATTAGACAAAATCGCCGAAAAGCTTCTGCAAAAGAAAAATTATCAATTTGAAATTCGAGGTCACGTTTGCTGTACTCCGGAAATATATAGTGACGCAATTGACAAGGTTACTAAAGAAAGACGACTTTCCTGGAACCGTGCTAAAGCCGTTTTTAACTATTTAATTTCGAAGAAAATCTCTAAAAGCCGCATGACTTATTTGGGTTGCGGCAATAAATATCCGTTAGGAAAAGGTGATGCTCTCGATCGCCGCGTTGAATTTGTGATTACGAAAGTTTAG
- a CDS encoding GNAT family N-acetyltransferase, translating into MELKWKIKPFEALTVHELYDLLKLRSEIFVLEQNCVYLDLDGKDKKALHLIGEYDGKIVAYSRLFDAGISFDNASIGRVVVDANYRDKKWGHDLMREAIAGIKAHFNKDQITIGAQLYLKRFYESHGFVQTSEMYLEDDIPHIEMIRG; encoded by the coding sequence ATGGAATTAAAATGGAAAATAAAGCCGTTTGAAGCACTAACGGTTCATGAGTTATATGATTTGCTCAAACTAAGAAGTGAGATCTTTGTATTAGAGCAAAACTGCGTTTATTTAGACCTTGATGGCAAAGACAAGAAAGCATTGCACTTAATAGGAGAATATGATGGCAAAATAGTGGCGTATTCGCGTTTATTTGACGCCGGAATTAGTTTTGATAATGCATCTATCGGAAGAGTTGTAGTTGATGCCAATTACAGAGATAAAAAATGGGGGCACGATTTAATGCGTGAAGCCATTGCCGGAATAAAAGCACATTTCAATAAAGACCAAATTACAATAGGCGCTCAATTATATCTAAAGAGATTCTACGAGAGTCACGGATTTGTTCAAACAAGCGAAATGTATCTGGAAGATGATATTCCGCATATTGAAATGATTCGAGGATAA
- the rnpA gene encoding ribonuclease P protein component, producing the protein MNFTYPKNERLKSKTTIGLLFSEGKSVSKYPLRLVYRQAEVDSAEKIKIGVSVSKKYFKKAVDRNYFKRVLRETYRLNKHLLLDNIQQPYSLMFFYQTKDKLSYKEINTKTIQLFEKFISQVNKVPDSENKTEA; encoded by the coding sequence ATGAATTTCACTTACCCTAAAAATGAACGCTTAAAGAGCAAAACGACAATAGGTTTACTGTTTTCTGAAGGAAAATCGGTTTCTAAATATCCGTTGCGTTTGGTTTACCGTCAAGCGGAAGTTGACTCAGCAGAAAAGATCAAAATTGGGGTTTCGGTTTCTAAAAAATATTTCAAAAAAGCCGTTGATCGCAATTACTTCAAACGTGTTTTGAGAGAAACTTACCGTTTAAACAAGCACTTGCTTTTGGATAATATTCAACAGCCTTATTCTTTGATGTTTTTTTATCAGACAAAAGACAAATTATCGTACAAAGAAATCAATACCAAAACGATTCAGTTATTTGAGAAATTCATATCTCAAGTGAATAAAGTACCTGATTCTGAAAATAAAACAGAAGCGTAA
- a CDS encoding lysophospholipid acyltransferase family protein translates to MQKIISYPISVIYYLCFGLVLAVFHPIQWICLNVFGYQAHKKSVDYLNFFLLRCTNLVGTTYKIENRETIPTGVPLIFVCNHQSMYDIIAMIWYFRGFHCKFVSKKELGSGIPSVSYNLRHGGSVLIDRKDPKQAIPVIKGLSEYIEKNTRSAVIFPEGTRSKTGKPKEFAQSGLKILCKYAPSAYVVPVSINNSWKMVKYGFFPVGLGNHLTFTAHKAMAVKDYDFAELMRLTEKAVVEGVNEYK, encoded by the coding sequence ATGCAAAAGATAATTTCATATCCAATATCTGTAATTTACTATTTATGTTTTGGTTTGGTTTTGGCTGTTTTTCATCCAATCCAATGGATTTGCCTAAATGTTTTTGGCTATCAGGCGCATAAAAAAAGTGTTGATTATTTGAATTTCTTCCTTTTAAGATGTACAAATCTGGTAGGAACCACTTATAAAATCGAAAATAGAGAAACAATTCCAACAGGAGTTCCTTTGATATTTGTTTGTAATCATCAAAGTATGTACGATATCATCGCAATGATTTGGTACTTTAGAGGTTTTCATTGTAAATTTGTAAGCAAGAAAGAGTTAGGTAGCGGAATCCCGAGTGTATCATACAATTTACGTCACGGAGGATCAGTGCTAATTGACCGTAAAGACCCAAAACAAGCCATTCCGGTTATTAAGGGCTTGTCTGAATATATTGAAAAAAATACAAGATCTGCTGTTATTTTTCCTGAAGGAACAAGAAGTAAAACAGGAAAGCCTAAAGAATTTGCTCAAAGTGGTTTAAAAATCTTATGTAAATATGCGCCTTCAGCGTATGTTGTACCGGTGAGCATCAATAATTCATGGAAAATGGTAAAATATGGTTTTTTTCCGGTTGGTCTGGGAAATCACCTTACCTTTACCGCGCATAAAGCCATGGCTGTAAAAGATTATGATTTTGCCGAGTTAATGAGATTGACGGAAAAGGCTGTTGTAGAAGGAGTAAACGAGTATAAATAG
- a CDS encoding LysM peptidoglycan-binding domain-containing protein, protein MIVKKLSIVVSALFSMSMFAQEVATTSTIEIKPEVKLSYLDSVKSTFKKDDVATRVDSLWMKELTSLDIYDDLTKDIQTINTDVTVDEELPTELLKQRLTAMNEKSPFEIQYNQGLENIIKSFLKNRKKSFSRLMALSEYYFPIFEDAFAKQNVPLEIKYLAVVESALNPKAVSKMGATGLWQFMYGTGKQYALKIDSYIDERSDPLKATAAASEYMTKMYKIFGDWEMVLASYNSGPGNVTKAIRRSGGKTSYWDIRNYLPKETQGYVPAFLATMYLFEYHKEHGINPERAVVKNFETDTIYVKKEMSFKQIADLLDMPQSQIQLLNPSYKLNVIPCYQGEQHFLRLPKDKIATFVSNENKIYDYVAYQSQRKTLPAQLALKVAPKARPIRENVETSKDIQFYKVRKGDNLGAIAEKYNVNVIDLKKWNHLKSNAVALGKTLKIKSDIDAVVKNPKEIKTNAIVEKKSEEAIAAVDDNNKTVAQTQDYVVAAGDNLGSIAKKFGTTIADLKELNNLTSNNIGLGKTLVISKAVPEVEEASTVTTAIALNASVDSFKKKATSSKDLGSDYYVKKGDSLYSISKKYPGVTISDIKKWNNIKDGDIKPGMKLKING, encoded by the coding sequence ATGATTGTAAAAAAATTATCAATAGTGGTTTCGGCTCTTTTTTCGATGTCGATGTTTGCGCAGGAAGTTGCAACAACATCAACAATAGAAATTAAGCCAGAAGTAAAGTTATCTTATCTGGATTCAGTTAAAAGTACTTTCAAAAAAGATGATGTAGCGACTCGCGTAGACAGTCTTTGGATGAAAGAACTAACAAGTTTAGATATTTATGACGACCTTACAAAAGACATTCAAACCATTAACACAGATGTTACCGTTGATGAAGAGTTGCCAACAGAGTTGCTAAAACAACGACTTACGGCGATGAATGAGAAATCACCTTTTGAGATACAATACAATCAAGGTTTAGAAAATATAATAAAGTCATTTCTTAAGAATCGTAAAAAATCGTTTTCTCGATTAATGGCTTTATCAGAATATTATTTCCCAATTTTTGAGGACGCTTTTGCCAAACAAAACGTTCCTTTAGAAATTAAATATTTAGCCGTTGTAGAATCTGCTTTAAACCCTAAAGCAGTTTCTAAAATGGGCGCCACTGGTCTTTGGCAATTCATGTACGGAACCGGAAAACAATACGCACTTAAAATTGATTCCTATATAGACGAACGTAGCGATCCACTTAAAGCTACAGCTGCGGCATCAGAATATATGACCAAGATGTACAAGATTTTTGGTGATTGGGAGATGGTTTTAGCTTCTTACAATTCCGGACCTGGAAATGTTACTAAGGCAATTCGTCGTTCTGGTGGAAAAACAAGCTATTGGGATATTCGTAATTATCTTCCAAAAGAAACACAAGGTTATGTTCCCGCTTTTTTAGCAACAATGTATCTTTTTGAATACCATAAAGAACACGGAATTAATCCGGAAAGAGCAGTTGTTAAAAACTTTGAAACTGACACAATCTATGTCAAAAAAGAAATGTCATTCAAACAAATCGCAGATTTGTTAGACATGCCGCAATCTCAGATACAGCTTTTAAATCCTTCTTATAAATTAAATGTAATACCTTGTTATCAAGGAGAACAACATTTCTTGCGTTTGCCGAAAGACAAAATTGCGACTTTCGTTTCAAACGAAAATAAGATCTACGATTACGTAGCGTATCAATCACAAAGAAAAACCCTTCCGGCTCAGTTAGCATTAAAAGTGGCTCCAAAAGCAAGACCAATACGTGAGAATGTTGAGACTTCTAAAGATATTCAGTTCTATAAAGTTAGAAAAGGAGATAATCTGGGAGCAATTGCTGAAAAATACAACGTTAATGTTATTGATTTAAAAAAATGGAATCATCTTAAATCGAATGCAGTTGCACTTGGAAAAACTTTAAAGATTAAATCAGATATTGATGCAGTAGTTAAAAATCCAAAAGAGATTAAAACTAATGCGATTGTAGAGAAAAAATCAGAAGAAGCCATTGCTGCTGTTGACGATAATAATAAAACAGTTGCACAAACTCAAGATTACGTTGTTGCAGCTGGAGATAATTTAGGAAGCATCGCTAAAAAATTCGGTACGACTATTGCAGACTTAAAAGAGTTAAATAATCTGACTTCAAACAATATTGGTTTAGGAAAAACATTAGTGATTTCTAAGGCAGTTCCTGAAGTTGAAGAAGCTTCGACAGTTACAACCGCTATTGCTTTGAATGCGTCAGTAGATTCTTTTAAGAAAAAAGCAACTTCATCTAAAGATCTAGGTTCAGATTATTACGTTAAAAAAGGAGATTCTCTATATAGTATTTCTAAAAAATATCCGGGAGTAACAATTTCAGATATTAAAAAATGGAATAACATTAAAGATGGAGATATTAAACCCGGAATGAAACTTAAAATAAACGGATAA
- a CDS encoding type IX secretion system membrane protein PorP/SprF: MKKLILSLVLMAVTTSYSQELNLPVFTQYLADNPFVLSPAYAGIGDNLRIRANGLTQWVGIKDAPENQSVYADFRVLDRSGVGISIYNDKNGYTRQTGAKVSFAHHIILDYYSKQYLSFGISYNFNTFRIDTDQFNTDPYEHPVIDPSVTDNRYNANNNFDISALYRNKNFFLSFNANNVLKKNTNKYRGVEPNLLSNYQVYSGYTFRDAENSRIEYEPSAYFQYFASDKRSSTDLNFKYRRYNRYEDYYWIGVSYRFLNDQFPKPLSVGPMAGFMKSKFYFGYSYQVMFNDLGAYNTGTHVITIGFDFLQAISDCPCTQGPVHD; the protein is encoded by the coding sequence ATGAAAAAATTAATTTTATCCTTAGTACTCATGGCTGTAACAACAAGTTACAGCCAAGAGTTAAACCTACCAGTGTTTACCCAGTATTTGGCTGATAACCCTTTTGTGCTTTCTCCTGCTTATGCAGGTATTGGTGATAATCTTAGAATTAGAGCCAATGGATTAACCCAATGGGTTGGAATTAAAGATGCGCCGGAGAATCAATCGGTATATGCTGATTTTAGAGTTTTGGACCGTTCAGGAGTTGGTATCTCGATTTACAATGATAAAAACGGATATACAAGACAAACCGGTGCTAAAGTCTCTTTTGCGCATCATATTATTTTAGATTATTATTCAAAGCAGTACTTATCTTTTGGTATTTCGTATAACTTTAATACTTTCAGGATTGATACTGATCAGTTTAATACAGATCCTTATGAGCATCCGGTTATAGATCCAAGTGTTACAGATAATCGTTATAATGCAAATAACAACTTTGACATTAGTGCTTTGTACCGTAATAAAAACTTTTTTTTAAGTTTTAATGCAAACAACGTCCTAAAGAAAAATACAAATAAGTACAGAGGAGTAGAGCCTAATTTGCTTTCTAACTATCAGGTTTATTCCGGATATACTTTTAGAGATGCCGAAAATAGCCGTATCGAATACGAGCCGTCAGCGTACTTTCAATACTTTGCAAGTGATAAACGATCCTCAACCGATTTAAATTTCAAGTACAGACGTTACAATCGTTACGAAGATTACTACTGGATTGGAGTTTCATATCGTTTCTTAAACGACCAGTTTCCAAAGCCATTATCAGTTGGACCAATGGCTGGTTTCATGAAATCTAAATTCTATTTTGGATATTCGTATCAGGTAATGTTCAATGATCTTGGAGCTTACAATACTGGTACGCACGTAATAACCATCGGATTTGATTTCTTACAAGCAATCAGTGACTGTCCTTGTACACAAGGTCCGGTTCACGATTAA
- a CDS encoding S41 family peptidase translates to MYPYFKKKFIIPTVAAGFLFVGASFKDDFFEIAKQIEIFTTLFKAVNTNYVDETNPGDLMDKAIKNMLGSLDPYTVYFNEQDVVNFKINNTGEYTGIGAMISRKKDRLIVREPYKNFPADKAGLKAGDEIIQIGDVLIADFKDDASQLLKGTKNTKITIKYIRQGKTFTTELVLDEVDIKSVPFYGKIDEKTGYIVLAHFSRKASNEVKDALEKLKADGATQIVLDLRGNPGGLLNEAIDICNLFVPKNEVIVTTKSRIEKHNNTYKTTKEPIDTQIPLAILVNGRSASASEIVSGALQDLDRAVILGSRSFGKGLVQRSVDLTYGTQLKVTISRYYTPSGRCIQALDYAHKDKNGVAQKTDAKNFNAFKTRKGRTVYDGGGVLPDIELDEAKMSPITTALLKNDGIFDYATSYYYKNPNLGDKIPTVTDADYTNFKQYLKTNKITFDTETEVALKNTLAAAKTEKIDETIAPEYQQLLNALEKSESTLLDKNQKEIRNLIQEELIKRYQYQEGLYQFYIKNNSEIKKAVNILNNQTEYKTILKM, encoded by the coding sequence ATGTATCCTTATTTCAAAAAGAAGTTCATTATTCCAACCGTTGCAGCTGGATTTTTATTTGTTGGAGCCAGTTTCAAAGATGATTTCTTTGAAATCGCCAAGCAAATAGAAATTTTCACGACATTATTCAAAGCGGTAAACACTAATTATGTCGACGAAACAAATCCGGGGGATTTGATGGACAAAGCCATAAAAAACATGTTGGGAAGTTTAGATCCTTATACGGTTTATTTTAATGAGCAAGATGTTGTAAACTTTAAGATCAACAATACGGGCGAATACACCGGAATTGGTGCTATGATCTCCAGAAAAAAAGATCGTTTAATTGTTCGTGAGCCTTATAAAAATTTCCCTGCCGATAAAGCGGGACTAAAAGCCGGTGACGAAATTATTCAGATTGGAGATGTTTTGATTGCTGATTTTAAAGATGATGCTTCACAATTACTAAAGGGAACAAAAAACACTAAGATTACCATAAAATACATTCGTCAGGGCAAAACTTTTACAACTGAATTGGTTTTGGATGAAGTTGACATTAAATCTGTTCCTTTCTACGGAAAAATAGACGAAAAAACAGGTTATATCGTTTTGGCTCACTTTAGCCGAAAGGCATCTAATGAAGTGAAAGATGCTTTAGAAAAACTAAAAGCTGACGGAGCAACTCAAATTGTTCTTGATTTAAGAGGAAACCCGGGCGGTTTGCTAAACGAAGCTATTGATATTTGTAATTTATTTGTCCCTAAAAATGAGGTTATTGTAACTACAAAATCAAGAATCGAAAAACATAATAATACTTATAAAACGACCAAAGAGCCTATAGATACACAAATTCCATTGGCTATTTTAGTAAACGGACGAAGCGCATCTGCCTCTGAAATTGTTTCCGGAGCTTTGCAGGATTTAGATCGTGCAGTAATTTTAGGAAGCCGCAGTTTTGGTAAAGGTCTGGTTCAGCGTTCTGTTGATTTGACTTACGGAACTCAGCTAAAAGTAACCATTTCTCGTTATTACACTCCTTCCGGACGTTGTATTCAGGCATTGGATTATGCTCATAAAGACAAAAATGGTGTTGCCCAAAAAACGGATGCTAAAAACTTTAATGCTTTTAAAACCAGAAAAGGAAGGACGGTTTACGATGGCGGAGGTGTTTTGCCTGATATTGAATTAGATGAAGCTAAAATGAGCCCGATTACAACTGCTTTGTTAAAAAACGACGGAATCTTTGATTATGCGACTTCGTATTATTACAAGAATCCAAATTTAGGAGATAAGATTCCAACGGTTACAGATGCTGATTATACGAACTTTAAACAATACCTGAAAACGAACAAAATAACTTTTGACACTGAAACTGAAGTGGCTTTGAAAAATACTTTGGCTGCAGCCAAAACTGAAAAAATCGACGAAACGATTGCTCCGGAATATCAGCAATTATTAAATGCTCTTGAAAAAAGCGAATCCACTTTACTAGATAAAAATCAAAAAGAAATTAGAAATCTAATTCAGGAAGAACTTATAAAAAGATACCAATATCAAGAAGGTTTGTATCAGTTTTACATTAAAAACAATTCAGAAATTAAAAAAGCAGTGAACATATTAAACAATCAAACTGAGTATAAGACGATTTTAAAAATGTAA
- a CDS encoding phosphoglycerate kinase, which produces MKTLNDFDFKNKKAIIRVDFNVPLDENFNVTDATRIEAAKPTIDTILAQGGSVILMSHLGRPNGAEEKYSLKHILKTASEILGVQVKFAEDCVGEAAQTAAKNLQPGEVLLLENLRFHAEEEAGDVAFAKELASLGDIYVNDAFGTAHRAHASTTIIAQFFPTEKCFGALLAKEIESLNKVLNNSEKPVTAVLGGSKVSSKITVIENILDKVDHMIIGGGMTFTFVKALGGKIGNSICEDDKQELALEILRLAKEKGVQIHIPVDVIAADDFSNTANTKVVDVREIPDGWQGLDAGPKSLENFKKVILESKTILWNGPLGVFEMESFAKGTIALGDYIAEATQNGAFSLVGGGDSVAAVKQFGFEDKMSYVSTGGGAMLEMLEGRILPGIAAILD; this is translated from the coding sequence ATGAAAACTTTAAACGATTTCGATTTTAAAAATAAAAAAGCAATTATCCGTGTTGATTTTAATGTGCCACTGGATGAGAATTTTAATGTAACAGATGCAACACGTATTGAAGCAGCAAAGCCAACAATTGATACAATTTTAGCGCAAGGCGGAAGTGTAATTTTAATGTCGCATTTAGGAAGACCAAATGGTGCTGAAGAAAAATATTCATTAAAACACATTTTAAAAACAGCTTCGGAAATTTTAGGAGTTCAGGTTAAGTTTGCTGAAGACTGCGTTGGAGAAGCAGCTCAAACGGCAGCTAAAAATTTACAACCGGGAGAAGTTTTATTATTAGAAAATTTACGTTTTCATGCTGAAGAAGAAGCTGGAGATGTTGCTTTTGCAAAAGAATTGGCTTCACTTGGAGATATCTATGTAAACGACGCTTTTGGTACAGCACACAGAGCACACGCTTCGACTACAATTATTGCACAATTTTTTCCAACAGAAAAATGTTTTGGAGCATTATTGGCTAAAGAAATTGAAAGTTTAAATAAAGTACTTAATAATAGTGAAAAACCGGTTACTGCAGTTCTTGGAGGATCTAAAGTTTCTTCTAAAATTACAGTTATTGAAAACATTCTGGACAAAGTGGATCACATGATCATTGGTGGCGGAATGACTTTTACATTTGTTAAAGCGTTAGGTGGTAAAATTGGAAATTCTATCTGCGAAGATGATAAACAAGAATTAGCACTTGAAATTTTAAGATTGGCTAAAGAAAAAGGAGTTCAAATTCATATTCCGGTTGATGTAATTGCGGCAGATGATTTTTCAAATACAGCAAACACAAAAGTAGTTGATGTAAGAGAAATTCCTGATGGATGGCAAGGTCTTGATGCAGGTCCTAAATCTTTAGAGAACTTCAAAAAAGTAATTTTGGAGTCAAAAACTATTTTATGGAATGGTCCATTAGGAGTTTTTGAAATGGAATCATTTGCTAAAGGAACTATTGCATTAGGTGATTATATTGCCGAAGCGACTCAAAACGGTGCTTTTTCACTAGTAGGAGGAGGAGACTCCGTTGCAGCTGTAAAACAGTTTGGTTTTGAAGATAAAATGAGCTACGTTTCCACTGGTGGCGGGGCAATGCTTGAAATGTTAGAAGGAAGAATTTTACCTGGAATCGCCGCGATTTTAGACTAA